CTATCAGATAAATGCGACCTAATTCTTGTCTTATTGATTTAAAACCTATTTCAGTACCAAACTGATGGACTATATCAGAAAATAGAGACTGAGTTAATTCAGGAGATAAATCTCTCAATTTACGGGATAACTGTGAAGCACTAATTGAATCTAAACCTACTGCCGAGCTGAAATTATCATCATTTAAGCTGTTACTAATATGGCGGAGACCTTTAAGTTGCTCTAACTGTGCATAAGAAATCATTTGAATTAGTTTGATAACGGTTAACTTTTTAGCGTAAGCATCGACTTCTGATTCTTTGACATTGCTTAAAAATTTTTCGTTATAAATTGTTTGAAATAGTTGATTATATGTGGATTTATTGGTATTCTTGTCCATGCGTGGTCTCCTTATTTTTGGGATTATGGACAGGACTACCTGTTATATCTCAATTATAAGGAGATTTTTCATTTATTCGTAGACAAAATATCCCAAAATACTTGACAAAACAAAAATTTATTTATGCAACACTAGTGAAAAGCAATAGGTAAAGACGAGGATAAATTATGAGAGATGCTTATATAGCATGGCTTAAAAATGAGGGCAAGAGCGAGAAGACTGTAAATGAATACCCTGCAAAGCTACAAAAACTGATAAATTGGTTTGAAGATACAGAAGGTGACAGATTTGAGCCAAGTAAGATAACTACACTTCATATACATGAATTTATTGCTTTTTTGGACAAGGTAAAGAAGTATGAGCCTGCATATATAAATAAAATACTTGCTTCGCTAAAGACTTTTTACAAATATGCAACTGAAACTGGGTTAGTAATTTATAACCCCACTATAAAAGTGAAAATGAAAAGAACGATGAAACAGTATGCAGCTCCCAAATGGCTTACTAAACAAGAATCTGCTAAATTTTTTCACGCTATAGAGCAAGAAAAAAACACAAAAAGAAAAAATAGAGATATGGCAATATGCAGGCTGATGGCCGGAGCCGGTTTAAGGGTCCAGGAGGTATCCGACCTTAACATTGCTGATATTTGCATTGAAAAACGCAGAGAGAATGTTACTGTTCGTGGTGGCAAGGGCAGTAAATTTAGGATAGCGCCTTTGAATAGCGACACTGTTGAAAGCCTTGAAGATTGGTTTAAATATCGGGAAGATCCTAGTAAAAATGGCTATCCGGATTAGTGTGTTGATAAGTCCTGTCTTAAGTAGATGTAAAAACTATTTAAAACAGGATTTTTGTGTTGATTTGCAAAATATTTACTGGTAAAATTTATTTAAATACCTTTTTGTATTTGAGGGATAGTCATGAAAATTTTAAAATCTATTGAGCTAGAAAAAGCATTGAAAATTAAGGAATCTACTATTATTCATGGGAATGCATTAGAAGTATTAAAGTTAATTCCTGACAATACCATCCAATGCGTGGTTACTTCACCTCCTTATTGGGGTCTCAGGGATTATGGCATTCCAAACCAAATTGGCGCGGAGAACAATTTAGATGATTATATAAATAATCTTGCATCTATTTTCAGAGAAGTAAGAAGAGTTCTTAAAAAAGACGGGACGTTATGGCTAAATATTGGCGATTCCTACACCAGTGGTAATAGGAAATACCGTGCCCCTGATAAAAAGACCGATACTAAAACAAATGTTAGGGCAATGAACTATCGGCCTGATACTCCAGAGGGTTTAAAACCAAAAGACCTTATTGGTGTTCCTTGGAGGGTTGCTTTTGCACTTCAAGTCGATGGATGGTTTTTAAGGTCAGATATTATTTGGAATAAACCCAATTGTATGCCCGAGAGCGTTAAGGACAGACCAACAAAATCCCATGAATATATATTCCTTTTGAGTAAATCAAAGCATTATTATTACGATTATCAATCAATAAAAGAACCTAGCGAAACTGGTGAGTTAAGAAATAAAAGAACGGTTTGGAATGTTAATACACAAGGCTTTAAGGATGCCCACTTTGCGACATTCCCTCCAGAATTGATAGTGCCTTGTATTAAAGCTGGAAGTAAGGTCAATGATTTTGTCTTAGACCCCTTCTTTGGTTCGGGAACAGTAGGGGTAGTGTGTAACGAATTAAGTCGTAGATATATAGGTATTGAAATTAGCCAGGAATATATAGAGATGGCTACTCAACGGATTATTAACACTGAATATGCTGAGGAAGAAGGAAGAAAATGCAATGAACTTTAGAACACCCCTTCCAGACACCCAAATTAGTTTCTATCAACGAATGGAAGAATTAAAAAAGACTACTCTTCAGGAGGCTCTGTACAAAACCGTTGAAAAAGCAGATATAGGCAGGCTGGATGAGGAACTAAGGAAATATGTTAAAAATAGTGACTTACAACTACTAGCAAGATACGGGACAAGAGGAGAAGTTATGTTCGTTGTTCCATACGTACTGGAACTTAATCCCAAATTAATTGGTTATTATAGATTGTTGTTAGGTTTCCCCCAAAAGTCTTTTTATACAGGAGATAGGGGCTTAGGATTCGGGGTTTTTAAAAGTATGGAATCTACAGGAAAAATATCTAAAGCTCAACAACCTTTAATTGAAGATCTAGTAATAGCGTTTAATAAAAGTGCTTCACTGTTATTAAACTCGATTGAAAAGGTATCAATATCATCTAGTTTATTTAGAGACCTAACATTATTAACATTAGGTCCTCAACTTAGAGGTGGTAGAAATAATGACCTTGGCATTGCAGCAACTAAGATGGTTTTTGAAATCATTAGAGAAATAGTTAGTCCGGCAATCAAAGAATCAACAGATACAAAGATTGTGCTAAGCAATGCCGCAGGAAGAG
This genomic interval from Desulforamulus reducens MI-1 contains the following:
- a CDS encoding tyrosine-type recombinase/integrase, with the protein product MRDAYIAWLKNEGKSEKTVNEYPAKLQKLINWFEDTEGDRFEPSKITTLHIHEFIAFLDKVKKYEPAYINKILASLKTFYKYATETGLVIYNPTIKVKMKRTMKQYAAPKWLTKQESAKFFHAIEQEKNTKRKNRDMAICRLMAGAGLRVQEVSDLNIADICIEKRRENVTVRGGKGSKFRIAPLNSDTVESLEDWFKYREDPSKNGYPD
- a CDS encoding DNA-methyltransferase, which encodes MKILKSIELEKALKIKESTIIHGNALEVLKLIPDNTIQCVVTSPPYWGLRDYGIPNQIGAENNLDDYINNLASIFREVRRVLKKDGTLWLNIGDSYTSGNRKYRAPDKKTDTKTNVRAMNYRPDTPEGLKPKDLIGVPWRVAFALQVDGWFLRSDIIWNKPNCMPESVKDRPTKSHEYIFLLSKSKHYYYDYQSIKEPSETGELRNKRTVWNVNTQGFKDAHFATFPPELIVPCIKAGSKVNDFVLDPFFGSGTVGVVCNELSRRYIGIEISQEYIEMATQRIINTEYAEEEGRKCNEL
- a CDS encoding XcyI family restriction endonuclease, encoding MNFRTPLPDTQISFYQRMEELKKTTLQEALYKTVEKADIGRLDEELRKYVKNSDLQLLARYGTRGEVMFVVPYVLELNPKLIGYYRLLLGFPQKSFYTGDRGLGFGVFKSMESTGKISKAQQPLIEDLVIAFNKSASLLLNSIEKVSISSSLFRDLTLLTLGPQLRGGRNNDLGIAATKMVFEIIREIVSPAIKESTDTKIVLSNAAGRETTIEFSSDPDIIIREKLKSGKFKNWIAIEIKGGTDLANAHNRLGEAEKSHQKARLAYYTECWTLIGFNIDLELAAKESPTTDKFYHISYLVDKNNAEYEDFKENIIALAGISD